One segment of Xiphias gladius isolate SHS-SW01 ecotype Sanya breed wild chromosome 1, ASM1685928v1, whole genome shotgun sequence DNA contains the following:
- the acsf3 gene encoding malonate--CoA ligase ACSF3, mitochondrial isoform X3, with translation MLSRHVAAARHSLKWTLLHWKATLHRTYCPSEPGQWLLGTVVQRGAHRWTAAPSSRINQKPVFVRAPEFGDKLAIIDSSGSHSYKQLYCSSQGLASRISTALNSDFGGLEGKRISFLCANDASYTVAQWATWMSGGMAVPLYRKHPQSELEYIISDSQSSLLVAGHPYAETLEPLALKLGLPCLTLPPTSNLGTLDGTDTQEKDTAITDWADRPAMIIYTSGTTGRPKGVLHTHSTIQAMVQCLVSEWAWTREDVILHTLPLHHVHGIVNKLLCPLWVGATCVMLPEFQPQKVWEMLLSSKAPVVNVFMAVPTIYSKLIQHYDQHFTQPHVKDFVKAVCKERIRLMVSGSAALPLPTLQRWEEITGHTLLERYGMTEIGMALSNPLKGLRIPGAVGSPLPGVEVQIVMNNTNNTTIVEGNHRETWVRPGLEGKEGELLVRGPSVFKEYWNKPQETKESFTDGGWFKTVCSIYYARFTTENVRNASNADIEKNMTAGMKTRINKIVAVQLLCIMLFFSC, from the exons ATGCTGTCAAGACATGTTGCTGCAGCCCGCCACTCTCTGAAGTGGACTTTGCTTCACTGGAAGGCCACTCTTCACAGAACGTATTGCCCATCAGAGCCAGGGCAATGGCTACTGGGAACTGTTGTGCAAAGAGGGGCTCACAGATGGACTGCAGCTCCATCATCGAGGATAAACCAGAAGCCAGTGTTTGTCAGAGCTCCAGAATTTGGAGATAAGCTTGCTATTATAGACAGCAGTGGCAGCCACAGCTACAAGCAGCTGTATTGCAGCAGCCAAGGTCTTGCAAGCAGAATCAGCACCGCTCTCAACTCTGACTTTGGGGGTCTGGAAGGAAAACGTATATCCTTCCTTTGTGCTAATGATGCTTCCTATACAGTGGCGCAGTGGGCAACTTGGATGAGTGGTGGGATGGCAGTGCCCCTCTACCGAAAACACCCTCAGTCAGAATTGGAGTACATAATCTCTGATTCCCAGAGTTCACTACTGGTAGCGGGGCATCCCTATGCTGAAACCCTTGAGCCACTGGCACTGAAACTGGGGCTGCCATGCCTGACACTGCCTCCTACTTCCAACCTGGGCACCTTAGATGGGACAGACACCCAAGAGAAGGACACAGCCATCACAGACTGGGCTGATCGACCAGCTATGATCATCTACACCAGTGGTACAACTGGGAGACCCAAGGGAGTtctacatacacacagcacCATCCAAGCCATG gTCCAGTGTCTGGTTTCAGAGTGGGCATGGACCAGAGAGGATGTCATCCTCCACACCTTGCCGCTCCACCACGTGCATGGCATTGTTAACAAGCTGCTGTGCCCACTCTGGGTGGGCGCCACCTGCGTCATGCTGCCTGAATTCCAGCCCCAGAAG GTATGGGAGATGCTGTTGAGCTCCAAGGCTCCCGTGGTTAATGTGTTCATGGCCGTGCCAACTATCTACTCTAAGCTGATCCAGCACTATGATCAGCACTTCACACAGCCTCATGTTAAGGACTTTGTCAAAGCGGTGTGCAAAGAAAGGATCAG GTTAATGGTTTCGGGCTCGgctgctctccctcttcccACTCTGCAGCGCTGGGAGGAGATTACAGGACACACACTGCTGGAGCGCTACGGCATGACCGAGATCGGCATGGCACTGTCCAACCCTCTCAAGGGCCTGCGCATCCCAG GGGCTGTGGGGTCACCACTTCCCGGTGTTGAAGTTCAGATTGTCATGaataacacaaacaacacaacaattGTGGAGGGCAATCACAGAGAGACTTGG GTACGTCCAGGTCTGGAGGGGAAAGAGGGCGAGCTCCTGGTTCGAGGTCCGTCTGTCTTTAAGGAGTACTGGAACAAACCTCAGGAGACCAAAGAGTCTTTCACTGATGGTGGCTGGTTCAAAACAG tttgTTCAATATATTATGCTAGGTTCACCACGGAAAATGTCAGGAATGCATCCAATGCAgacattgaaaaaaacatgacagcagGAATGAAGACTAGAATTAATAAAATTGTGGCTGTCCAACTTCTCTGcataatgctgtttttttcctgttga
- the acsf3 gene encoding malonate--CoA ligase ACSF3, mitochondrial isoform X1, translated as MLSRHVAAARHSLKWTLLHWKATLHRTYCPSEPGQWLLGTVVQRGAHRWTAAPSSRINQKPVFVRAPEFGDKLAIIDSSGSHSYKQLYCSSQGLASRISTALNSDFGGLEGKRISFLCANDASYTVAQWATWMSGGMAVPLYRKHPQSELEYIISDSQSSLLVAGHPYAETLEPLALKLGLPCLTLPPTSNLGTLDGTDTQEKDTAITDWADRPAMIIYTSGTTGRPKGVLHTHSTIQAMVQCLVSEWAWTREDVILHTLPLHHVHGIVNKLLCPLWVGATCVMLPEFQPQKVWEMLLSSKAPVVNVFMAVPTIYSKLIQHYDQHFTQPHVKDFVKAVCKERIRLMVSGSAALPLPTLQRWEEITGHTLLERYGMTEIGMALSNPLKGLRIPGAVGSPLPGVEVQIVMNNTNNTTIVEGNHRETWVRPGLEGKEGELLVRGPSVFKEYWNKPQETKESFTDGGWFKTGDTAVYKDGVYWIMGRSSVDIIKSGGYKISALEVERHLLAHPDIVDVAVIGAPDATWGQKVTAVVQLKKGQSMILPDLKTWAREHMAPYTIPTGLVLVEEMPRNQMGKVNKKDLLRHLFP; from the exons ATGCTGTCAAGACATGTTGCTGCAGCCCGCCACTCTCTGAAGTGGACTTTGCTTCACTGGAAGGCCACTCTTCACAGAACGTATTGCCCATCAGAGCCAGGGCAATGGCTACTGGGAACTGTTGTGCAAAGAGGGGCTCACAGATGGACTGCAGCTCCATCATCGAGGATAAACCAGAAGCCAGTGTTTGTCAGAGCTCCAGAATTTGGAGATAAGCTTGCTATTATAGACAGCAGTGGCAGCCACAGCTACAAGCAGCTGTATTGCAGCAGCCAAGGTCTTGCAAGCAGAATCAGCACCGCTCTCAACTCTGACTTTGGGGGTCTGGAAGGAAAACGTATATCCTTCCTTTGTGCTAATGATGCTTCCTATACAGTGGCGCAGTGGGCAACTTGGATGAGTGGTGGGATGGCAGTGCCCCTCTACCGAAAACACCCTCAGTCAGAATTGGAGTACATAATCTCTGATTCCCAGAGTTCACTACTGGTAGCGGGGCATCCCTATGCTGAAACCCTTGAGCCACTGGCACTGAAACTGGGGCTGCCATGCCTGACACTGCCTCCTACTTCCAACCTGGGCACCTTAGATGGGACAGACACCCAAGAGAAGGACACAGCCATCACAGACTGGGCTGATCGACCAGCTATGATCATCTACACCAGTGGTACAACTGGGAGACCCAAGGGAGTtctacatacacacagcacCATCCAAGCCATG gTCCAGTGTCTGGTTTCAGAGTGGGCATGGACCAGAGAGGATGTCATCCTCCACACCTTGCCGCTCCACCACGTGCATGGCATTGTTAACAAGCTGCTGTGCCCACTCTGGGTGGGCGCCACCTGCGTCATGCTGCCTGAATTCCAGCCCCAGAAG GTATGGGAGATGCTGTTGAGCTCCAAGGCTCCCGTGGTTAATGTGTTCATGGCCGTGCCAACTATCTACTCTAAGCTGATCCAGCACTATGATCAGCACTTCACACAGCCTCATGTTAAGGACTTTGTCAAAGCGGTGTGCAAAGAAAGGATCAG GTTAATGGTTTCGGGCTCGgctgctctccctcttcccACTCTGCAGCGCTGGGAGGAGATTACAGGACACACACTGCTGGAGCGCTACGGCATGACCGAGATCGGCATGGCACTGTCCAACCCTCTCAAGGGCCTGCGCATCCCAG GGGCTGTGGGGTCACCACTTCCCGGTGTTGAAGTTCAGATTGTCATGaataacacaaacaacacaacaattGTGGAGGGCAATCACAGAGAGACTTGG GTACGTCCAGGTCTGGAGGGGAAAGAGGGCGAGCTCCTGGTTCGAGGTCCGTCTGTCTTTAAGGAGTACTGGAACAAACCTCAGGAGACCAAAGAGTCTTTCACTGATGGTGGCTGGTTCAAAACAG GAGACACAGCGGTCTATAAAGATGGTGTGTATTGGATCATGGGCCGCAGCAGTGTTGACATCATCAAGAGTGGTGGCTACAAGATCAGTGCACTCGAGGTGGAGCGTCACCTACTAGCTCATCCAGACATCGTAG ATGTGGCTGTCATAGGGGCCCCAGATGCCACTTGGGGTCAGAAAGTCACTGCAGTGGTGCAGTTGAAGAAGGGGCAGAGTATGATCCTGCCAGATTTGAAGACCTGGGCAAG GGAACACATGGCGCCCTACACCATCCCCACAGGCCtggtgctggtggaggagaTGCCAAGGAATCAGATGGGCAAGGTCAACAAGAAGGACCTCCTGCGACACTTATTCCCATGA
- the acsf3 gene encoding malonate--CoA ligase ACSF3, mitochondrial isoform X2: protein MLSRHVAAARHSLKWTLLHWKATLHRTYCPSEPGQWLLGTVVQRGAHRWTAAPSSRINQKPVFVRAPEFGDKLAIIDSSGSHSYKQLYCSSQGLASRISTALNSDFGGLEGKRISFLCANDASYTVAQWATWMSGGMAVPLYRKHPQSELEYIISDSQSSLLVAGHPYAETLEPLALKLGLPCLTLPPTSNLGTLDGTDTQEKDTAITDWADRPAMIIYTSGTTGRPKGVLHTHSTIQAMVWEMLLSSKAPVVNVFMAVPTIYSKLIQHYDQHFTQPHVKDFVKAVCKERIRLMVSGSAALPLPTLQRWEEITGHTLLERYGMTEIGMALSNPLKGLRIPGAVGSPLPGVEVQIVMNNTNNTTIVEGNHRETWVRPGLEGKEGELLVRGPSVFKEYWNKPQETKESFTDGGWFKTGDTAVYKDGVYWIMGRSSVDIIKSGGYKISALEVERHLLAHPDIVDVAVIGAPDATWGQKVTAVVQLKKGQSMILPDLKTWAREHMAPYTIPTGLVLVEEMPRNQMGKVNKKDLLRHLFP from the exons ATGCTGTCAAGACATGTTGCTGCAGCCCGCCACTCTCTGAAGTGGACTTTGCTTCACTGGAAGGCCACTCTTCACAGAACGTATTGCCCATCAGAGCCAGGGCAATGGCTACTGGGAACTGTTGTGCAAAGAGGGGCTCACAGATGGACTGCAGCTCCATCATCGAGGATAAACCAGAAGCCAGTGTTTGTCAGAGCTCCAGAATTTGGAGATAAGCTTGCTATTATAGACAGCAGTGGCAGCCACAGCTACAAGCAGCTGTATTGCAGCAGCCAAGGTCTTGCAAGCAGAATCAGCACCGCTCTCAACTCTGACTTTGGGGGTCTGGAAGGAAAACGTATATCCTTCCTTTGTGCTAATGATGCTTCCTATACAGTGGCGCAGTGGGCAACTTGGATGAGTGGTGGGATGGCAGTGCCCCTCTACCGAAAACACCCTCAGTCAGAATTGGAGTACATAATCTCTGATTCCCAGAGTTCACTACTGGTAGCGGGGCATCCCTATGCTGAAACCCTTGAGCCACTGGCACTGAAACTGGGGCTGCCATGCCTGACACTGCCTCCTACTTCCAACCTGGGCACCTTAGATGGGACAGACACCCAAGAGAAGGACACAGCCATCACAGACTGGGCTGATCGACCAGCTATGATCATCTACACCAGTGGTACAACTGGGAGACCCAAGGGAGTtctacatacacacagcacCATCCAAGCCATG GTATGGGAGATGCTGTTGAGCTCCAAGGCTCCCGTGGTTAATGTGTTCATGGCCGTGCCAACTATCTACTCTAAGCTGATCCAGCACTATGATCAGCACTTCACACAGCCTCATGTTAAGGACTTTGTCAAAGCGGTGTGCAAAGAAAGGATCAG GTTAATGGTTTCGGGCTCGgctgctctccctcttcccACTCTGCAGCGCTGGGAGGAGATTACAGGACACACACTGCTGGAGCGCTACGGCATGACCGAGATCGGCATGGCACTGTCCAACCCTCTCAAGGGCCTGCGCATCCCAG GGGCTGTGGGGTCACCACTTCCCGGTGTTGAAGTTCAGATTGTCATGaataacacaaacaacacaacaattGTGGAGGGCAATCACAGAGAGACTTGG GTACGTCCAGGTCTGGAGGGGAAAGAGGGCGAGCTCCTGGTTCGAGGTCCGTCTGTCTTTAAGGAGTACTGGAACAAACCTCAGGAGACCAAAGAGTCTTTCACTGATGGTGGCTGGTTCAAAACAG GAGACACAGCGGTCTATAAAGATGGTGTGTATTGGATCATGGGCCGCAGCAGTGTTGACATCATCAAGAGTGGTGGCTACAAGATCAGTGCACTCGAGGTGGAGCGTCACCTACTAGCTCATCCAGACATCGTAG ATGTGGCTGTCATAGGGGCCCCAGATGCCACTTGGGGTCAGAAAGTCACTGCAGTGGTGCAGTTGAAGAAGGGGCAGAGTATGATCCTGCCAGATTTGAAGACCTGGGCAAG GGAACACATGGCGCCCTACACCATCCCCACAGGCCtggtgctggtggaggagaTGCCAAGGAATCAGATGGGCAAGGTCAACAAGAAGGACCTCCTGCGACACTTATTCCCATGA
- the acsf3 gene encoding malonate--CoA ligase ACSF3, mitochondrial isoform X4 translates to MLSRHVAAARHSLKWTLLHWKATLHRTYCPSEPGQWLLGTVVQRGAHRWTAAPSSRINQKPVFVRAPEFGDKLAIIDSSGSHSYKQLYCSSQGLASRISTALNSDFGGLEGKRISFLCANDASYTVAQWATWMSGGMAVPLYRKHPQSELEYIISDSQSSLLVAGHPYAETLEPLALKLGLPCLTLPPTSNLGTLDGTDTQEKDTAITDWADRPAMIIYTSGTTGRPKGVLHTHSTIQAMVQCLVSEWAWTREDVILHTLPLHHVHGIVNKLLCPLWVGATCVMLPEFQPQKVWEMLLSSKAPVVNVFMAVPTIYSKLIQHYDQHFTQPHVKDFVKAVCKERIRLMVSGSAALPLPTLQRWEEITGHTLLERYGMTEIGMALSNPLKGLRIPGAVGSPLPGVEVQIVMNNTNNTTIVEGNHRETWVRPGLEGKEGELLVRGPSVFKEYWNKPQETKESFTDGGWFKTGSYCSCQPHLQG, encoded by the exons ATGCTGTCAAGACATGTTGCTGCAGCCCGCCACTCTCTGAAGTGGACTTTGCTTCACTGGAAGGCCACTCTTCACAGAACGTATTGCCCATCAGAGCCAGGGCAATGGCTACTGGGAACTGTTGTGCAAAGAGGGGCTCACAGATGGACTGCAGCTCCATCATCGAGGATAAACCAGAAGCCAGTGTTTGTCAGAGCTCCAGAATTTGGAGATAAGCTTGCTATTATAGACAGCAGTGGCAGCCACAGCTACAAGCAGCTGTATTGCAGCAGCCAAGGTCTTGCAAGCAGAATCAGCACCGCTCTCAACTCTGACTTTGGGGGTCTGGAAGGAAAACGTATATCCTTCCTTTGTGCTAATGATGCTTCCTATACAGTGGCGCAGTGGGCAACTTGGATGAGTGGTGGGATGGCAGTGCCCCTCTACCGAAAACACCCTCAGTCAGAATTGGAGTACATAATCTCTGATTCCCAGAGTTCACTACTGGTAGCGGGGCATCCCTATGCTGAAACCCTTGAGCCACTGGCACTGAAACTGGGGCTGCCATGCCTGACACTGCCTCCTACTTCCAACCTGGGCACCTTAGATGGGACAGACACCCAAGAGAAGGACACAGCCATCACAGACTGGGCTGATCGACCAGCTATGATCATCTACACCAGTGGTACAACTGGGAGACCCAAGGGAGTtctacatacacacagcacCATCCAAGCCATG gTCCAGTGTCTGGTTTCAGAGTGGGCATGGACCAGAGAGGATGTCATCCTCCACACCTTGCCGCTCCACCACGTGCATGGCATTGTTAACAAGCTGCTGTGCCCACTCTGGGTGGGCGCCACCTGCGTCATGCTGCCTGAATTCCAGCCCCAGAAG GTATGGGAGATGCTGTTGAGCTCCAAGGCTCCCGTGGTTAATGTGTTCATGGCCGTGCCAACTATCTACTCTAAGCTGATCCAGCACTATGATCAGCACTTCACACAGCCTCATGTTAAGGACTTTGTCAAAGCGGTGTGCAAAGAAAGGATCAG GTTAATGGTTTCGGGCTCGgctgctctccctcttcccACTCTGCAGCGCTGGGAGGAGATTACAGGACACACACTGCTGGAGCGCTACGGCATGACCGAGATCGGCATGGCACTGTCCAACCCTCTCAAGGGCCTGCGCATCCCAG GGGCTGTGGGGTCACCACTTCCCGGTGTTGAAGTTCAGATTGTCATGaataacacaaacaacacaacaattGTGGAGGGCAATCACAGAGAGACTTGG GTACGTCCAGGTCTGGAGGGGAAAGAGGGCGAGCTCCTGGTTCGAGGTCCGTCTGTCTTTAAGGAGTACTGGAACAAACCTCAGGAGACCAAAGAGTCTTTCACTGATGGTGGCTGGTTCAAAACAG GAAGCTACTGTTCATGCCAGCCACATCTCCAGGGTTGA